One Elusimicrobiota bacterium genomic region harbors:
- the thiS gene encoding sulfur carrier protein ThiS, whose amino-acid sequence MQIKVNGKLQEIEKKFTIAELLVLNKVEMPDMVSVQLNGEFVKRENFADVIIKENDEIDFLYFMGGGR is encoded by the coding sequence ATGCAGATAAAAGTTAACGGAAAATTACAAGAAATTGAAAAAAAATTTACGATTGCCGAACTACTTGTACTTAATAAAGTAGAAATGCCGGATATGGTAAGCGTACAGTTAAACGGAGAGTTTGTTAAACGTGAGAATTTTGCTGATGTGATTATAAAAGAAAATGATGAGATTGACTTCTTGTATTTTATGGGAGGAGGGCGATAA
- a CDS encoding M67 family metallopeptidase, whose amino-acid sequence MKIPKKIIGFIFAQGEKESPIESCGYLAGKKAQIFKHYPMRNSDLSSEHFSLDPKEQFNCIRQAREEGFDILAVYHTHPSTPARPSAEDIRLAYDPAIIYVICSLIPESKDIKAFRIIKGQVTEEFLIIEE is encoded by the coding sequence ATGAAAATTCCAAAGAAAATAATCGGTTTTATTTTTGCGCAAGGAGAAAAGGAATCGCCTATAGAATCTTGCGGTTATCTTGCAGGTAAGAAAGCTCAGATTTTCAAACATTATCCTATGCGCAATAGTGATTTGAGCAGTGAGCATTTTTCTTTAGATCCCAAGGAACAATTCAACTGTATTCGGCAGGCAAGAGAAGAAGGTTTTGATATATTGGCTGTATATCATACTCATCCATCTACTCCTGCACGCCCGTCAGCAGAAGATATTCGGCTTGCTTATGATCCTGCTATTATATATGTTATCTGTTCACTGATTCCGGAAAGTAAAGATATTAAGGCATTTCGTATTATCAAAGGACAGGTAACGGAAGAGTTTCTGATTATTGAGGAGTGA
- a CDS encoding DUF2061 domain-containing protein produces the protein MIEKSKRSFLKAFSWRVTGTIDTMIISFIITGKLSFALSIGGVEVFTKIALYYLHERFWNKINYGRVQSKEIDYNI, from the coding sequence ATGATTGAAAAATCAAAGCGTAGTTTTTTAAAAGCTTTTTCCTGGAGGGTGACAGGAACAATAGATACTATGATTATATCGTTTATAATTACAGGAAAACTTTCCTTTGCACTTTCAATAGGCGGGGTTGAGGTTTTTACCAAGATAGCATTATATTATTTACATGAAAGATTTTGGAATAAAATAAATTATGGACGTGTTCAAAGTAAAGAAATAGATTACAATATTTAA
- the moeB gene encoding molybdopterin-synthase adenylyltransferase MoeB, translating into MSLTDEQLERFSRHIILKDVGIEGQEKILQGKVLIIGAGGLGAPAALYLAAAGVGTLGIADGDLVDRTNLQRQIIHFTPDINKPKVISAKEKILQINPDIKVKTYQERVFANNILDIIRDYDFIVDGTDNFSAKFLINDACVMAKKPFSHGGILRFDGQTMTYVPGHTCYRCVFQNPPPKNAVPTCSQAGILGSVAGILGTIQATEVLKYLIGKGRLLTDRLLIFNAFNMDFRTVKINRNSKCPVCGTNPSIIKLEDYEQTTCDLKKK; encoded by the coding sequence GTGTCATTAACAGATGAGCAACTTGAGCGGTTCAGTAGGCATATAATCCTGAAAGATGTGGGTATAGAGGGTCAGGAAAAAATACTGCAAGGGAAAGTCCTTATTATAGGTGCCGGCGGGTTGGGCGCACCAGCTGCCTTATATCTTGCGGCAGCAGGAGTAGGAACATTGGGTATAGCTGACGGTGATTTAGTTGACCGCACAAATTTACAGCGGCAAATAATTCATTTTACACCTGACATAAATAAACCTAAAGTAATTTCTGCAAAAGAAAAAATATTGCAGATTAATCCTGATATTAAGGTAAAGACATACCAAGAGAGGGTCTTTGCAAATAATATTCTTGATATTATACGCGATTATGATTTTATTGTTGACGGTACAGATAATTTTTCCGCAAAATTTCTTATCAATGATGCCTGTGTGATGGCAAAAAAACCATTCTCACATGGAGGTATTCTGCGGTTTGACGGACAGACAATGACATATGTTCCGGGCCATACTTGTTATAGATGTGTGTTTCAGAATCCACCTCCAAAAAATGCTGTACCTACTTGCTCGCAAGCAGGAATACTTGGTTCAGTAGCGGGTATATTGGGAACGATTCAAGCAACAGAAGTTTTAAAATATCTTATAGGAAAAGGACGATTGCTTACAGATAGATTGTTGATATTCAATGCTTTTAATATGGATTTCCGTACAGTGAAGATTAATAGAAATAGCAAATGCCCGGTTTGCGGTACAAATCCTTCAATAATAAAATTAGAAGATTATGAACAAACCACATGCGATTTGAAAAAGAAATAG
- the metW gene encoding methionine biosynthesis protein MetW produces the protein MKNDTIKLEHNLIENWIEKNSSVLDLGCGDGDLLSVLIEQKNVKAQGIELDEQAIYKCVARGISVFHEDIDNCLKGYADKSFDYVILYQSLQEVKKLSVVLSEALRVGKKVIVGFPNFVYYKARLQIFLNGKVPVTPSLPFHWYDTPNLHFLSISDFVEYCRKGDVKIEDSVFIGKSKVVKILPNLFALNGIFLISK, from the coding sequence ATGAAAAATGATACTATTAAATTAGAACATAATTTGATTGAAAATTGGATTGAAAAAAATTCCTCTGTTTTAGATCTAGGTTGTGGAGATGGAGATCTTTTGTCTGTTCTTATAGAGCAAAAAAATGTAAAAGCTCAGGGTATAGAACTTGATGAACAAGCAATATATAAATGTGTTGCGCGGGGTATCAGTGTTTTTCATGAAGATATTGATAACTGCTTAAAAGGTTATGCTGATAAGTCATTTGATTATGTGATATTATACCAAAGTCTTCAGGAAGTTAAAAAACTGTCAGTTGTCTTAAGTGAAGCATTAAGGGTAGGGAAAAAAGTTATTGTCGGATTTCCAAATTTTGTATATTATAAAGCACGGTTACAGATTTTTCTTAATGGAAAGGTCCCGGTTACACCCTCACTGCCTTTTCACTGGTATGATACGCCAAATCTGCATTTTTTAAGTATTTCGGATTTTGTTGAATATTGCCGGAAAGGTGACGTTAAAATTGAAGATTCAGTATTCATCGGAAAAAGTAAAGTGGTAAAAATACTTCCTAATTTGTTTGCATTGAACGGAATATTTCTTATTTCAAAATAG
- a CDS encoding aminotransferase class I/II-fold pyridoxal phosphate-dependent enzyme — protein sequence MAGFTTKAIHTPYLKKDVHGSLQMPVYDSVTFEFESAEEIEAAFMGQKPRHAYSRITNPTVEHLEQKIKNVSGALAVVAVSSGMAAIANTVMNIAQKGDNIITTKYVFGNTYSLFEKTLAPWGLETRYADFSKPETIEKLINKNTKAIFFETITNPQLEVVDIKILSSIARKYSILLISDTTLTPIYFFNSKDLGIDIEVISSTKYISGGATSVGGIIIDNGIYDWSKIAKLENDAKKFGPFAFITKLKREVYRNLGSCLSPHNAYLQSIGLETLALRADKSCSNALTIAKSLGKSKRVVKVNYPGLESSPYHLISDKQFSGKFGALLTFELESREKCFSFLNKLKLVRRATNIQDNKTLALHPASTIFCEYSPQLKLEMGVPDTLIRIAVGIEDVEDIIDDIKQALEE from the coding sequence ATGGCAGGATTTACTACAAAGGCAATACATACGCCGTATCTTAAAAAAGATGTTCATGGGTCGTTACAGATGCCTGTTTATGATTCTGTGACATTTGAATTTGAAAGTGCTGAAGAAATAGAAGCAGCATTCATGGGTCAAAAACCGCGTCATGCGTACTCAAGAATTACAAATCCGACCGTAGAGCATCTTGAACAAAAGATTAAAAATGTTTCCGGAGCATTGGCAGTTGTTGCTGTATCATCCGGCATGGCTGCAATAGCCAATACAGTGATGAATATTGCTCAAAAAGGTGATAACATAATAACTACAAAATATGTTTTCGGAAATACATATTCGCTTTTTGAAAAAACACTTGCTCCCTGGGGACTTGAAACAAGGTATGCCGATTTCTCAAAACCGGAAACTATTGAAAAACTAATAAACAAAAATACAAAGGCAATATTTTTTGAAACCATTACAAATCCTCAGCTTGAAGTTGTCGATATAAAAATATTATCATCTATAGCACGAAAGTACTCAATACTATTAATAAGTGATACGACTCTTACCCCAATATACTTTTTTAACAGTAAAGATTTAGGAATAGATATTGAAGTAATTTCAAGCACAAAATACATATCAGGAGGAGCAACTTCTGTCGGAGGTATTATAATAGATAATGGAATATATGACTGGTCGAAGATTGCTAAACTTGAAAATGATGCAAAAAAATTCGGACCATTTGCTTTTATTACTAAGTTAAAAAGAGAAGTATATAGAAATCTCGGATCATGTCTGTCCCCTCATAATGCATATTTGCAGAGTATCGGGCTTGAAACCCTTGCGTTAAGAGCGGATAAGTCATGTTCAAATGCACTGACAATAGCAAAGAGTCTTGGAAAAAGTAAACGAGTTGTAAAGGTTAACTATCCCGGACTTGAAAGTTCGCCATATCATTTAATTTCAGATAAACAGTTCAGCGGTAAATTCGGTGCATTGCTTACATTTGAGCTCGAATCAAGAGAAAAATGTTTTTCGTTTCTTAATAAGTTAAAACTTGTCAGGAGAGCGACAAATATTCAAGATAATAAAACGCTTGCATTGCATCCTGCTTCAACTATATTTTGTGAATATTCACCTCAATTGAAACTTGAAATGGGTGTTCCAGATACGCTTATAAGAATTGCTGTCGGTATTGAAGATGTCGAAGACATAATAGATGATATTAAACAGGCGTTGGAGGAATAA
- a CDS encoding sulfurtransferase TusA family protein, whose product MGFDIKKSIDLRGVSCPMNFVKTKAALTEIKANELLEVVLDEGDAMLNVPRSVKEEGHKIVNVENIDTFFKIIIRKSDI is encoded by the coding sequence ATGGGGTTTGATATAAAAAAAAGTATAGATTTACGCGGGGTTTCCTGCCCGATGAATTTTGTTAAGACAAAAGCGGCTCTTACAGAAATTAAAGCGAACGAATTACTTGAGGTTGTACTTGATGAAGGAGATGCTATGTTAAATGTCCCTCGAAGCGTAAAAGAAGAAGGGCATAAGATAGTTAATGTGGAAAATATTGATACATTTTTTAAAATAATAATAAGGAAGAGTGATATATGA
- a CDS encoding GTP-binding protein produces MVHNIRESINIVIVGHVDHGKSTVIGRLLVDTDSLPKGKLQQVKEMCLRNSKPFEYAFLLDALKDEQSQGITIDTARSFFKTKKRDYIIIDAPGHIEFLKNMITGAARAEAALLVIDAHEGIKENSKRHGHMVSMLGVKQITVLVNKMDIVGYRQEVFDGIKKTYSDFLNQINIVPLSFIPISALEGENITVHSNKMEWYNGQTVLEQLDKFNQAKNLDQKPFRFPVQDIYKFTQDNDDRRIVAGTVDSGSVDVGDEVIFLPSNKKSAIKSIESFNTPVKSAVQTGEATGFTLTTQIYIRPGEIMAKANDILPKVGSRFKANIFWVGMAPMIKDKFYKLKHASSQAYVKLIEIKQAIDAVDLSTVSNKQQLDRHDVAECILETMKPIAFDIVDDNEGTGRFVVVDNYEIAGGGIIVENYSTQDSTLKQHIRERESIWEKGLITSAQRFEHHKHKAKFIAFTGTIGTGKRAIAKALEKELFSYEYNTYYLGIANIEKGLDSDISGNPEERMRRLGELARIMTDAGLIFITTIDDADDYDIETLKLLNEPNEILVINVGENNFSHYSVDLQIPANESVEQAVKKVFELLKFRDIILDYSI; encoded by the coding sequence ATGGTTCATAATATAAGAGAATCTATAAATATAGTTATAGTTGGTCATGTTGACCATGGTAAGAGTACTGTTATCGGAAGACTGCTTGTAGATACAGATTCTCTTCCTAAAGGGAAGCTACAGCAGGTTAAAGAAATGTGTCTTCGTAATTCCAAACCATTTGAATATGCTTTTTTGTTAGATGCACTCAAGGATGAACAGTCACAGGGTATTACTATAGATACGGCAAGAAGTTTTTTTAAAACAAAGAAAAGAGATTACATTATAATAGATGCTCCGGGACATATTGAATTTCTTAAAAATATGATAACCGGTGCCGCAAGAGCTGAAGCAGCTTTACTTGTAATTGACGCCCATGAGGGTATAAAAGAGAACTCAAAACGCCACGGACATATGGTTTCGATGCTGGGTGTAAAACAGATAACAGTTTTGGTTAACAAAATGGATATTGTTGGATACAGGCAGGAAGTTTTTGACGGCATAAAGAAAACATATTCGGATTTTCTAAATCAAATCAATATTGTCCCGTTGAGTTTTATTCCTATCAGTGCTCTGGAAGGAGAAAATATAACGGTTCATTCAAATAAAATGGAGTGGTATAATGGACAGACAGTGCTTGAACAACTCGATAAATTTAATCAAGCTAAAAATCTTGACCAAAAACCATTTCGTTTTCCAGTGCAAGATATTTACAAATTTACTCAGGATAATGATGATAGAAGAATTGTTGCAGGTACAGTAGATTCAGGTTCGGTAGATGTCGGAGATGAAGTTATCTTTCTTCCTTCAAATAAAAAATCCGCTATTAAGTCTATAGAATCATTTAATACACCGGTTAAATCAGCAGTGCAGACAGGAGAAGCAACCGGATTCACCCTTACAACGCAGATATATATACGTCCCGGTGAAATCATGGCAAAAGCAAATGATATTCTACCTAAAGTAGGGAGCCGGTTTAAAGCAAATATATTTTGGGTGGGTATGGCGCCAATGATAAAAGATAAATTTTATAAATTAAAGCATGCATCTTCACAGGCATATGTTAAGCTTATAGAAATAAAACAGGCTATTGATGCAGTGGATCTCAGCACCGTTTCCAATAAGCAGCAGCTCGACCGCCATGATGTCGCGGAATGTATTCTTGAAACTATGAAGCCGATTGCTTTTGATATTGTTGATGATAATGAAGGTACCGGAAGATTTGTGGTTGTTGATAATTATGAGATTGCAGGAGGCGGAATTATTGTTGAAAATTATTCAACGCAGGATTCTACTTTGAAACAGCATATACGCGAACGTGAAAGTATCTGGGAAAAAGGGTTAATTACTTCAGCCCAGCGGTTTGAACACCATAAGCACAAAGCAAAATTTATTGCATTCACAGGTACAATAGGTACCGGGAAAAGGGCTATTGCCAAAGCCCTTGAAAAAGAATTATTCAGTTATGAATATAATACATACTATCTTGGAATAGCTAATATTGAGAAAGGTCTCGATTCTGATATTTCAGGCAATCCTGAAGAACGCATGCGAAGACTTGGTGAACTTGCCAGAATAATGACAGATGCCGGTCTTATATTCATAACTACCATTGATGATGCAGACGACTATGATATTGAGACATTGAAACTTCTAAATGAACCGAATGAAATACTTGTTATAAATGTAGGGGAAAATAATTTCAGTCATTATTCAGTCGACCTCCAGATACCGGCAAATGAAAGTGTTGAACAAGCTGTAAAAAAAGTGTTTGAATTACTTAAGTTCAGGGATATTATCCTCGACTATTCGATATGA
- the cysK gene encoding cysteine synthase A, giving the protein MAKIFEDITKTIGNTPLVKINKLTGGIKATVLVKLESFNPLSSVKDRIGVAMIEAAEKGGILKKDSVIIEPTSGNTGVALAFVCAERGYRLILTMPDTMSVERRQLLKIFGAELVLTEGAKGMKGAVEKAEELAKNTPKSFIPQQFNNPANAEIHRKTTAQEIWNDTEGKVDIFVAGIGTGGTITGVGEVLKKKKPSVKIIAVEPKDSPVLSTGKAGPHKIQGIGAGFIPNILNRDIIDEIILVSNEDAGSTARQIAKQEGILVGISSGAALWAALQIASRKENEGKTIVAVLPDTGERYLSTWLFQS; this is encoded by the coding sequence ATGGCGAAGATATTTGAGGATATTACCAAAACAATTGGGAATACTCCTTTGGTAAAGATTAATAAGTTAACGGGAGGGATAAAGGCAACAGTTTTGGTAAAACTTGAATCATTTAACCCTTTATCAAGTGTAAAAGATAGGATTGGAGTTGCTATGATTGAAGCCGCAGAGAAAGGCGGAATTCTGAAAAAGGACTCTGTTATTATAGAACCAACCAGTGGTAACACTGGGGTTGCTTTGGCATTTGTCTGTGCTGAAAGAGGCTATAGGTTAATTTTAACAATGCCTGATACGATGAGCGTAGAACGAAGACAACTATTGAAAATATTTGGTGCAGAACTTGTTCTTACAGAAGGAGCAAAAGGTATGAAAGGTGCTGTTGAAAAAGCTGAGGAATTAGCAAAAAATACACCAAAAAGTTTTATTCCTCAACAATTCAACAATCCGGCAAATGCTGAAATCCATCGTAAGACAACTGCTCAGGAGATTTGGAACGATACAGAAGGCAAAGTTGATATTTTTGTTGCAGGAATAGGTACGGGTGGAACGATAACCGGTGTCGGAGAAGTATTGAAGAAAAAGAAGCCGTCAGTAAAAATTATAGCGGTTGAACCGAAGGACTCGCCGGTTCTTTCTACAGGGAAAGCTGGTCCACATAAAATTCAAGGAATAGGTGCCGGATTCATTCCTAACATTTTGAATAGGGATATCATTGACGAAATTATTTTAGTTTCCAATGAAGATGCCGGTTCAACTGCCAGACAGATAGCAAAGCAGGAAGGCATATTGGTTGGAATATCAAGCGGTGCTGCATTGTGGGCTGCTTTACAAATTGCCAGTAGAAAAGAAAACGAAGGTAAAACAATTGTAGCGGTTTTACCGGATACTGGAGAGAGATATCTTTCAACTTGGCTGTTTCAGTCATAA
- a CDS encoding sulfate adenylyltransferase subunit 2, with protein sequence MEHLEKLEAQSVYIIREAYREFKNLCMLWSIGKDSTVLLWLTRKAFFGHVPVPLVHIDTHYKIPEMIEYRNRLALEWNLNMIYGENKEALENKQTFPDGKVDRIACCKNLKSEALKRTLSGEWPRYRMDHNQKKYVIDTNKEPYTGVIVGVRADEEGSRSKERYFSPRDKNNEWDVGDQPPEFWNQFKTDFAPGTHVRVHPLLDWTELNIWEYIDRENIPMVSLYFNQGKGKRYRSLGCYPCTKPVDSDAKTVKEIIKELRSGKFANIAERSGREQDKEDGGGLEKLRRDGYM encoded by the coding sequence ATGGAACATCTTGAAAAACTTGAAGCGCAGAGTGTTTATATTATTCGTGAAGCATATCGTGAATTTAAAAATCTTTGCATGCTCTGGTCTATTGGGAAAGACAGTACAGTATTATTATGGTTAACACGCAAAGCATTTTTTGGGCATGTACCTGTTCCGTTGGTTCATATAGATACGCATTATAAAATTCCTGAAATGATTGAATATCGCAACCGCCTGGCACTGGAATGGAATCTAAATATGATTTATGGCGAGAATAAAGAAGCTCTGGAAAACAAGCAGACATTTCCTGACGGAAAAGTTGATCGTATTGCATGTTGTAAAAACTTGAAGAGTGAAGCATTGAAACGTACGCTTTCAGGTGAGTGGCCGCGTTATAGAATGGACCACAATCAGAAGAAATATGTGATTGATACAAATAAAGAACCGTATACAGGTGTTATTGTCGGTGTGAGAGCTGATGAAGAAGGCAGTCGTTCAAAAGAAAGATATTTTTCACCAAGAGATAAAAACAACGAGTGGGATGTGGGTGATCAGCCGCCGGAATTTTGGAACCAGTTCAAGACAGATTTTGCTCCGGGAACACATGTGCGTGTACATCCGTTATTGGATTGGACAGAATTAAATATTTGGGAGTATATTGACAGGGAAAACATACCGATGGTTTCTCTGTATTTTAATCAGGGAAAAGGAAAACGTTACCGTTCATTGGGATGTTATCCTTGCACCAAACCGGTTGATTCCGATGCCAAAACGGTAAAAGAAATTATAAAAGAACTGCGCAGCGGAAAATTTGCCAATATAGCAGAAAGATCCGGCAGGGAGCAGGATAAAGAAGACGGCGGCGGACTTGAAAAACTTAGACGGGACGGATATATGTAG
- a CDS encoding 4Fe-4S binding protein: MAEKEFDLAALKKIGMIQQIQKEYFVMRLHAVGGDLSAKQLGKIAEVAERYGKGAVHLSTRQGVEIHNVHYTNLEKARQELETVDVRMGACGPRVRVIVACPGNVTCRWGIIETKNIANELDAKYFRQDTPHKFKMSVTGCPHNCAKATENDVGIMGAILPKWSDEICTDCHLCINVCPTKAIEREEHMVEGKLKRFYKLDEEKCIYCSICTSSCPVNSWVPAIKGYNISIGGTMGKIPRFGTLLKKLITDDGELYTIVKKALLYYQKNGRKRERFGHMIDRIGVEKVKEEILNGV; encoded by the coding sequence ATGGCAGAGAAAGAATTTGATTTGGCGGCTTTAAAAAAAATAGGAATGATACAGCAGATACAGAAAGAATATTTTGTTATGCGTCTTCATGCTGTTGGCGGCGATTTATCAGCAAAACAACTTGGTAAGATTGCCGAGGTTGCTGAGAGATACGGAAAAGGTGCGGTACATCTTTCTACACGCCAAGGAGTAGAGATACACAATGTTCATTATACTAATCTTGAGAAAGCGCGCCAAGAACTTGAAACTGTTGATGTTCGTATGGGAGCCTGCGGTCCAAGGGTGCGTGTTATAGTTGCCTGCCCAGGTAATGTTACCTGCCGCTGGGGAATTATAGAAACTAAAAATATTGCTAATGAACTCGATGCTAAATATTTCCGGCAGGATACACCGCATAAGTTTAAAATGTCGGTTACCGGATGTCCGCACAACTGCGCAAAAGCAACGGAAAATGATGTTGGTATTATGGGAGCAATATTGCCTAAGTGGAGTGATGAAATATGTACAGACTGTCATTTGTGTATTAATGTATGTCCCACCAAAGCGATTGAACGCGAAGAACATATGGTTGAAGGTAAACTTAAGCGGTTTTATAAATTAGATGAAGAAAAGTGTATTTACTGCAGTATTTGTACATCTTCATGCCCGGTAAATTCTTGGGTTCCGGCTATAAAAGGATATAATATTAGTATAGGCGGTACTATGGGTAAAATACCCCGGTTTGGAACATTACTAAAAAAACTTATTACCGATGACGGTGAATTATATACTATTGTAAAAAAAGCATTGTTGTATTATCAAAAAAATGGACGCAAACGTGAACGTTTCGGTCATATGATTGACCGCATTGGTGTTGAGAAAGTCAAGGAGGAAATACTTAATGGGGTTTGA
- a CDS encoding homoserine O-acetyltransferase — translation MDKKTTKFQNKDSVLKGSVCYTRTEYFTFAEPPNELVLDSGEKLGPITLAYETYGKLNEDKSNAILVEHALSGDAHAAGLHEDDKELGWWDSMIGPGKAFDTDKYFVICSNVIGGCKGSTGPSSINPKTQKHYGLDFPIITIKDMVNAQKHLVDYLGINKLLSVSGGSMGGMQVLQWLVSYPDRIFSAIPLATSVKHSPQQIAFSEVGRQAIMADPDWKDGNYYGVSIPARGLSVARMIGHITYMSGMSMAEKFGRRSKEKKPVLKFEPDFEVEGYLRYRGDKFVKRFDANSYLYITKALDYFDLTGGKELYEAFKGIKAKLLILAFKSDWLYPSSQSKEIVKACKLAGIDATYCEINSTYGHDAFLLEVEQETHLIKHFLERIFSGDRLK, via the coding sequence ATGGATAAAAAAACAACTAAATTTCAGAACAAAGATTCAGTTTTAAAAGGTAGTGTCTGTTATACCCGTACAGAATATTTTACTTTTGCTGAACCGCCAAATGAGTTGGTGTTAGATTCAGGAGAAAAACTGGGTCCGATTACGCTTGCTTATGAGACGTATGGTAAACTTAATGAGGATAAAAGTAATGCTATTTTAGTAGAACATGCCTTGTCGGGAGATGCACATGCAGCAGGTTTGCATGAGGATGATAAAGAGCTTGGTTGGTGGGATAGTATGATTGGCCCGGGTAAAGCATTTGACACAGACAAATACTTTGTTATTTGCTCAAATGTCATAGGAGGCTGCAAGGGTTCAACAGGTCCGTCGTCTATAAATCCGAAAACTCAGAAACACTATGGATTAGACTTCCCCATTATAACTATCAAAGATATGGTAAATGCACAGAAACACTTGGTTGATTATCTGGGTATAAATAAACTTTTATCAGTAAGCGGTGGTTCTATGGGTGGAATGCAGGTTTTACAATGGCTGGTTTCTTATCCCGATAGAATATTTTCAGCAATACCACTTGCAACATCTGTAAAACATTCTCCGCAGCAGATTGCTTTTAGCGAAGTAGGCAGGCAGGCAATTATGGCTGACCCTGACTGGAAAGATGGCAACTATTATGGAGTTTCTATTCCTGCAAGAGGGCTGTCTGTAGCCAGGATGATAGGGCATATAACTTATATGAGTGGTATGTCAATGGCTGAAAAGTTTGGCAGGCGTTCAAAAGAAAAAAAACCGGTTCTAAAATTTGAACCGGATTTTGAAGTTGAGGGATATCTTCGTTACAGGGGAGATAAATTTGTTAAGAGATTTGATGCTAATTCGTATCTTTATATAACAAAAGCTCTGGATTATTTTGACCTTACAGGCGGCAAAGAATTGTATGAAGCATTTAAGGGTATAAAAGCGAAATTGCTTATTTTGGCATTTAAGTCGGATTGGCTTTATCCTTCATCTCAGTCAAAGGAAATTGTAAAAGCATGTAAACTTGCAGGAATTGATGCTACTTACTGTGAAATTAATTCAACATATGGGCATGATGCTTTTCTTTTAGAAGTTGAGCAGGAGACCCATCTTATTAAACATTTTTTGGAGCGAATATTTTCAGGAGATAGGTTAAAATGA
- a CDS encoding phosphoadenylyl-sulfate reductase, producing MNNLIITRLQEELKNLSALDTIKWSIGKYGVKDVAFASSFGAEDQVITDMLIKINPNVSMFTLDTGLLPKETRDLIVETEHRYNIAVEILKPETAAVENMIKEHGASLFYESIEKRKLCCRVRKIEPLKKKLVTLKAWICGLRKEQSITRSDVQKIEWDEAFGLFKINPLADWTEDKVWKYIKDNNVPYNKLHDKGYPSIGCAPCTRAVRHGEDVRAGRWWWETSEQKECGLHVKNIKTASKRKI from the coding sequence ATGAATAATTTGATTATCACCCGATTACAAGAAGAATTAAAGAATTTATCGGCATTAGATACTATCAAGTGGTCTATCGGCAAGTATGGGGTAAAAGATGTTGCTTTTGCCTCAAGTTTCGGTGCGGAAGATCAGGTTATTACGGATATGTTGATAAAAATTAATCCAAATGTATCAATGTTTACATTGGATACCGGTTTATTACCTAAGGAAACAAGAGATTTGATTGTAGAAACCGAACATCGTTACAATATTGCCGTCGAAATTCTTAAGCCCGAAACAGCGGCTGTAGAGAATATGATTAAGGAGCATGGTGCCAGTCTTTTTTATGAAAGCATTGAAAAAAGAAAACTTTGCTGCCGTGTGCGTAAAATAGAACCTCTTAAAAAAAAACTTGTGACACTAAAAGCATGGATATGCGGGCTTCGTAAAGAACAGTCTATTACTAGATCTGATGTTCAAAAAATTGAATGGGATGAAGCGTTTGGTTTGTTTAAGATTAATCCTCTGGCGGACTGGACGGAAGATAAGGTGTGGAAATATATAAAAGATAATAATGTGCCTTATAATAAACTGCATGATAAAGGATATCCAAGCATAGGTTGTGCTCCTTGTACAAGGGCCGTCAGGCATGGCGAGGATGTTCGGGCAGGGCGATGGTGGTGGGAAACTTCGGAACAGAAAGAATGCGGTTTGCATGTAAAAAATATTAAAACTGCATCAAAAAGGAAGATATAA